From the genome of Methanobrevibacter smithii ATCC 35061, one region includes:
- a CDS encoding ClC family H(+)/Cl(-) exchange transporter, with protein MKMLQKTLRSVVDNPKHIFKLAVQGIFVGIFAGIMVCLYRFLLYSSESILRNFLEFINGNIFLIIAWFIILAILGLFTAFLVKWEPDSIGSGIPQINAEVKGFLNTNWLKILTAKISAGVLTALGGLSLGPEGPSVQIGGMAGKGISRIFKESRTDELRLILAGSTVGITAAFNAPLAGVIFIIEEINHSFDKTLIFIALTASVVADFISKSFFGQATVLNFPLHNLPLSSYWLLIVLGLLLGILGYVYNVGMIRANDRLAKMSNIPLEIKFICVFLISGVVALFIPEILDGGHFMLDMLDVAIPPLGILIFLLVAKYLFSVVSFSAGTPGGIFLPLLVLGAFIGAIFGSVVIPIFGLESYLIYKFIVISMAGFFAATVRSPITGVVLLSEMCGSTESLVAMLIVAIIAYAVPMLLNNRPIYESLFERLLAKNNHDFIKDHSKHILSEYVVPSGWKYTGKPIKDIPFPKGCIVVSITRGGDYILADEDITINYADQIHMLMDSKNYPFKNDEMGELMSKVIQ; from the coding sequence ATGAAAATGCTTCAAAAGACATTAAGGTCAGTTGTAGATAATCCGAAACATATTTTCAAACTGGCTGTTCAGGGAATATTTGTAGGTATTTTTGCCGGAATAATGGTTTGTTTATATAGATTTCTTTTATACTCATCAGAAAGTATTTTAAGAAATTTTTTGGAATTCATCAACGGAAATATCTTTTTAATTATAGCATGGTTTATCATATTAGCTATTTTAGGATTATTTACAGCTTTTTTAGTAAAATGGGAACCTGATAGTATTGGCAGTGGTATTCCGCAAATCAATGCAGAGGTTAAAGGTTTTTTAAACACTAACTGGTTGAAAATTTTAACAGCTAAGATTAGTGCCGGAGTCTTAACTGCACTGGGTGGTCTGTCTTTAGGTCCTGAAGGTCCTTCTGTTCAAATAGGAGGAATGGCCGGAAAGGGAATCTCCAGAATTTTTAAGGAATCAAGAACAGATGAACTGAGACTTATTTTAGCCGGTTCAACTGTAGGTATTACAGCGGCTTTTAATGCTCCGTTAGCTGGAGTGATTTTTATAATTGAAGAAATCAATCATAGTTTTGATAAAACACTAATTTTTATAGCATTGACTGCATCAGTTGTTGCTGATTTTATATCCAAATCATTTTTTGGACAGGCAACAGTTCTGAATTTCCCATTACATAATCTTCCGCTGTCATCTTACTGGCTTTTGATTGTTTTAGGACTGCTTTTAGGTATTTTAGGTTATGTTTACAATGTTGGAATGATTAGGGCAAATGACAGATTGGCTAAAATGTCTAATATTCCACTTGAAATTAAATTCATATGTGTATTTTTAATATCTGGTGTTGTAGCACTATTTATTCCTGAAATTCTTGACGGAGGACATTTCATGCTGGATATGCTTGATGTAGCTATTCCGCCATTAGGTATTTTGATATTTTTACTTGTAGCCAAATATCTCTTTTCAGTGGTGTCTTTTTCAGCAGGAACTCCTGGAGGAATATTTTTGCCTCTACTGGTTTTAGGAGCATTTATTGGAGCTATTTTTGGTTCTGTTGTAATTCCTATTTTTGGTCTTGAAAGTTATTTGATATACAAGTTTATTGTTATTTCAATGGCCGGATTTTTTGCAGCTACCGTAAGGTCTCCGATTACAGGGGTTGTTTTGCTTTCTGAAATGTGCGGATCAACAGAATCTCTGGTAGCTATGCTGATTGTAGCTATTATTGCATATGCTGTTCCTATGCTGCTGAATAACCGTCCGATTTATGAGTCTTTATTTGAAAGATTACTGGCTAAAAATAATCATGATTTTATAAAAGACCATTCAAAGCATATTTTATCGGAATATGTTGTTCCTTCTGGCTGGAAGTATACAGGTAAGCCAATTAAGGATATTCCTTTTCCTAAAGGATGTATTGTAGTTTCAATTACCAGAGGTGGAGATTATATACTGGCTGATGAGGATATTACTATAAATTATGCAGATCAGATTCATATGCTGATGGACAGTAAAAATTATCCTTTTAAAAATGATGAAATGGGTGAATTAATGAGTAAGGTGATACAGTGA
- a CDS encoding nitroreductase family protein yields the protein MIFKRKSVRSFTDEKVSTDKIKNLIRAGMQAPSAFNSQPWEFIVVSDKKDLKAVSKMSRYARPAENAQKLIIVLGNTKRDNVVMPMIQQDLSACTQNILLQAVAEGLGAVWLGFYPIEDRVNSLRQYFNIPEHIIPFSVIAIGYPKENKEPESRYDESKIHLGKY from the coding sequence ATGATATTTAAAAGAAAGAGCGTTAGAAGTTTTACTGATGAGAAAGTTAGTACAGATAAAATAAAAAATTTAATCAGGGCAGGAATGCAGGCTCCTTCAGCTTTCAACTCCCAGCCATGGGAATTCATTGTGGTATCTGATAAAAAGGATTTAAAAGCTGTTTCTAAAATGAGCAGATATGCAAGACCAGCTGAAAATGCTCAAAAACTGATTATTGTTTTGGGAAATACGAAAAGGGATAATGTTGTTATGCCTATGATTCAGCAGGATCTGTCTGCCTGTACACAAAACATACTGCTTCAGGCAGTTGCTGAGGGTCTGGGTGCAGTATGGTTAGGATTTTACCCGATTGAAGATAGAGTAAATAGTTTAAGGCAGTATTTTAATATTCCAGAACATATTATTCCATTTTCAGTAATAGCTATTGGTTATCCTAAAGAAAATAAAGAACCTGAAAGCAGATATGATGAATCTAAGATTCATTTAGGTAAATATTAA
- the mch gene encoding methenyltetrahydromethanopterin cyclohydrolase, which yields MVSVNLEAKKTVDVMIEKQDELNIAVSQLSNGATIIDCGVNVDGSFKAGELYTKVCLGGLADVGISIPGDLSEKFALPSVKIKTDSPAISTLGSQKAGWSVSVGDFFALGSGPARAICKKPAETYEEIGYEDTEADLAILTLEADVLPGEDVAQYIADECNVDVKDVYLLVAPTSSLVGSIQISGRVVENGTYKMLEAIKFDVTKVKHAAGIAPIAPIDPDGLKAMGKTNDAVLFGGRTYYYVESDENDDIADVAAKLPSSAADGYGKPFFDVFKEAEFDFYKIDKGMFAPAEVVINDLTTGKIYKEGYVNVDLLKKSFGVDN from the coding sequence ATGGTAAGTGTAAACTTAGAAGCTAAAAAAACCGTAGATGTAATGATTGAAAAACAAGATGAATTAAACATTGCTGTTAGTCAATTGTCAAATGGTGCTACAATCATTGATTGTGGTGTAAATGTTGATGGAAGTTTTAAAGCAGGTGAACTTTACACTAAAGTTTGTCTTGGTGGTCTTGCTGATGTTGGAATTTCTATTCCTGGTGATTTATCTGAAAAATTCGCTCTTCCTTCAGTAAAAATTAAAACTGATTCTCCAGCTATTTCTACATTAGGATCTCAAAAAGCAGGATGGTCTGTATCTGTAGGAGATTTCTTTGCACTTGGTTCTGGTCCTGCTAGAGCAATCTGTAAAAAACCGGCTGAAACCTATGAAGAAATTGGTTATGAAGACACAGAAGCTGATTTAGCTATTTTAACTTTAGAAGCTGATGTATTGCCTGGTGAAGATGTTGCACAATACATTGCTGATGAATGTAATGTAGATGTTAAAGATGTTTACTTACTTGTAGCTCCTACCTCTTCTCTTGTTGGTTCTATCCAAATTTCCGGAAGAGTTGTTGAAAACGGAACCTACAAAATGTTGGAAGCTATTAAATTTGATGTAACTAAAGTAAAACATGCTGCAGGTATTGCTCCTATTGCACCAATTGACCCGGACGGACTTAAAGCTATGGGTAAAACTAACGATGCAGTTTTATTTGGTGGAAGAACTTACTACTATGTTGAATCTGATGAAAATGATGATATAGCTGATGTTGCAGCTAAATTACCTTCCTCTGCAGCTGACGGATATGGTAAACCATTCTTCGATGTATTTAAAGAAGCTGAATTTGACTTCTACAAAATCGATAAAGGAATGTTTGCTCCTGCAGAAGTAGTTATTAATGATTTAACTACTGGTAAAATCTACAAGGAAGGATATGTAAACGTGGATTTACTTAAAAAATCCTTTGGTGTAGACAACTAA